Proteins from a genomic interval of Maniola jurtina chromosome 8, ilManJurt1.1, whole genome shotgun sequence:
- the LOC123867858 gene encoding xaa-Pro aminopeptidase 1-like has product MYILIVAFVASSFIFEVCSAVRMTTTTSTLPPPTISTPVTMAYSPELPTVPPQVCAEATSTITPLGRLRSAMRDISYVQKNVLDAFIIYYTDEHLSEEPSADERRLEYFSGWDGPGTAVVLADGDAVVWVPPGETRRARAVLSCAWHVVDVDNLSPTDGIGEWLIKYAPRSARIGADARHINNNKWEALYNTLQREGMQLFAIPTLLDQLWNEELDPEKRRPEVNRVVAKLHNSSYTGMTWRQKVNLVRNELRLSGVEAMVVTALDEVAWLLNVRGRDLPYAPLLKAFVFVSMREVRVYAPPGKLSMPVREALAVYNCFPNSNNCTRVKDYSEIYSDLRKATESKILIPQEGTFQRGASAAIAQIIPATKRKFQTSPILYFKAQKNQAEIMGMHKAHLRDAVAMCTVLSYMEVVGKSGLNEITVATKVDITRGTQAGYVGMSMQTRVAFGPSGADPEYRATRASNRRIYPNSTLVIQSGGQYYEGTTAVTRTLHYGIPTREERKAYTTVLRSLAALAMLQTPATLPAGHTDPIVRAPLWAFRQDYNQPTGYGMGAALNRKEDPVVIDYKQDINLHPFREGYFITCEPAWYEMGKYGVKLGNVLEVVPRPVGYLSFQEATLIPYEYKLIDRNLLTEYEINWLNAYNERIRKIVGPELKDQGLTDVYYWMMNKTIPIESPRAKKNSPNSAFSYTVDFEITLALASVVFTFDRYMNY; this is encoded by the exons TATGTTCCGCCGTCCGCATGACAACCACCACCTCAACTTTGCCACCACCAACAATATCAACGCCCGTCACGATGGCCTACAGCCCCGAACTGCCGACAGTTCCGCCTCAAGTCTGCGCCGAAGCCACCAGTACTATCACGCCGCTGGGAAGACTGCGCAGTGCTATGAGAGACATCAGCTACGTGCAGAAGAATGTCTTGGACGCTTTTATTATATACTACACCGACGAACATTTG AGTGAAGAGCCATCAGCGGATGAACGCAGATTAGAATACTTCAGCGGTTGGGACGGCCCCGGCACTGCTGTGGTGCTGGCGGACGGCGACGCGGTGGTGTGGGTGCCGCCCGGCGAGACGCGCCGTGCTCGCGCCGTGCTCTCGTGCGCATGGCACGTGGTCGACGTCGACAACCTCAGTCCGACCGATGGCATCGGCGAATGGCTCATT AAGTACGCGCCGCGTAGCGCTCGCATCGGCGCCGACGCTCGTCACATCAATAACAACAAATGGGAGGCGTTGTATAACACCCTGCAACGGGAGGGCATGCAGCTTTTCGCCATCCCCACCCTTCTCGACCAGCTGTGGAATGAGGAACTCGACCCGGAGAAACGAAGACCGGAAGTTAATAGAGTCGTGGCTAAGTTGCACAATTCCTCCTACACAG GTATGACATGGCGTCAAAAAGTTAACCTTGTCCGCAATGAGCTCCGGTTAAGTGGTGTTGAAGCCATGGTGGTGACTGCACTAGATGAGGTGGCGTGGCTCCTCAACGTGCGCGGGAGGGACTTGCCCTATGCGCCGCTTCTGAAGGCCTTCGTCTTCGTCAGTATGCGAGAGGTTCGGGTCTATGCGCCTCCGGGAAAGCTCTCTATGCCAGTGCGGGAAGCTCTCGCAGTGTACAACTGCTTTCCTAACTCTAACAACTGCACCAG GGTAAAGGACTACTCTGAGATATATTCAGACTTACGAAAAGCTACAGAGTCAAAGATTCTCATACCGCAAGAGGGGACTTTCCAAAGAGGCGCATCGGCTGCTATCGCTCAAATCATCCCGGCTACCAAACGAAAGTTTCAAACTTCGCCAATACTGTATTTCAAGGCGCAGAAAAACCAAGCGGAGATAATGGGGATGCATAAAGCACATCTACGTGATGCTGTGGCCATGTGCACCGTCCTGAGTTACATGGAAGTCGTG GGGAAATCTGGCTTAAACGAGATAACAGTGGCGACGAAGGTGGACATAACTCGCGGCACACAGGCCGGCTACGTCGGCATGTCCATGCAAACGCGCGTCGCCTTCGGGCCCAGTGGCGCGGACCCAGAGTACAGGGCTACCAGGGCCAGCAATAGAAGGATATACCCCAACTCCACGCTTGTTATACAGTCTGGAGGGCAATACTACG aaGGTACAACGGCAGTAACGCGGACTTTACATTACGGGATACCAACAAGAGAGGAGCGCAAAGCATACACGACCGTACTGCGCTCGCTGGCGGCTCTGGCTATGCTGCAGACACCGGCCACGCTACCAGCAGGGCATACAGACCCTATCGTTAGAGCGCCTCTATGGGCTTTCAGACAAGACTATAACCAGCCTACTGGGTACGGGATGGGGGCTGCTTTGAACAGAAAAGAGG ATCCAGTTGTAATTGATTACAAGCAAGATATCAATTTGCATCCGTTTAGAGAAGGCTACTTCATTACTTGCG agcCGGCTTGGTACGAAATGGGAAAATATGGAGTGAAGTTAGGGAATGTTCTGGAAGTGGTGCCACGACCTGTCGGATACCTGAGCTTCCAGGAAGCGACGCTCATACCTTACgaatataaattgattgataggAACCTACTAACAGAGTACGAG ATCAACTGGTTAAACGCTTACAACGAGCGAATAAGGAAGATAGTAGGTCCAGAGCTAAAAGACCAGGGACTTACCGACGTCTACTACTGGATGATGAACAAAACAATACCCATCGAGTCGCCCAGAGCTAAGAAGAACAGCCCAAACTCCGCCTTCTCTTATACTGTCGATTTTGAAATTACTTTAGCCCTCGCATCTGTGGTCTTCACTTTCGATCGTTATATGAATTACTAG